Within Flagellimonas maritima, the genomic segment TTTGGACATTCCTTCTTTTATTCCTGTGGAGCATAAATTGACAGAGGATGAAATAGCAAAAATAAATTTGTTGACCGCGCTCTACTTTACCTTCAGATTTGAAAAAAATGAAATTGATTTTGATGTTTTTGTAAATACTGTTTTTACTTATTATCAGTCATTGGACGTGGGCAAGGTATCTTTTTTAAATAAGATATTGACCGGCAAACAAACTAAATCCCAATTGGAAAAGCTCATTGATTCTAGAATCTATTTGGGCAATAATACGTTTAACCGAGCTTTTGGCAACAGCCTGACCAATTCATTGCTCTATGTGGATGTTTTGATATTTAGAATATATCTTAAAAATCATAAGCCCGTAAGGCAGCATGCACAATTATTGGAATATATAACCATAAACATTGCATACCATACTTTAAATTCTAAAGAAACCAATAAAAAAGATGTGAAGCTTGTACAGATTTTGGCCTCTTCTTTAACTTATATCAATTTAGAAGAAGCTGATTTTGATGGAAACTACAGAGGCTTGCTAAAGCATAATTTTACCGATTATGAAAAGAATTTCTTTTTGGATATTGCATGCTTGACCTTATGGGAGGATGGCTCATTGGAACATACTGAATCTGACTATATTTTTGGTCTTGGAAAAGATTTGGGGAGAACAGAAATCGAAGTAAAAGCTGCCTTGGATTTTGTCATGGATTTCTTTGAAAAAAATCTAGAAAAAGCCACCTATTTAAACGATAAGAATTTGGCATTTCAGTTCTATGAAGGGATGTCCAAAAACGTAAGTAAATTAATTTTACGGAACAGCAAAAGACTAAAAAAAGAACTTACGGAAAGTAAAGAGCTTCTGTCCCTTTTGTCAAAATCCACGGTAAGGGAATTGAGTAAGGAAGAAAAGAAAAAAGTACAAAAACACCTCTTGGATACTTTTAAGACTATCCCGTCTTTGGCTATTTTTATGTTACCTGGAGGAGCTGTTCTATTACCAATTTTTATAAAATTAATCCCTAAATTGTTACCCTCTGCATTTGATGACAATCGGATTGAAAAAAGCTAGTTTTTTATAGAAAAAAGCTACTATAAGAAAAATCTATATAGATTTTTAATACTATTTAAATATTTGAAATCCATTAAATTACATAATTTCATTCTAACCAAAGCTTAAAGTCCTTTACGCGTTCACGGCTTACTATGATTTCTTTCTCATTGAAGCGGTTCAACTTGATTTTTAACCTAGAATTTGTATATGAAATGATATCATTGATATGGTTGATATTCACATAGAACTTTCGGCTCACTCTGAAAAATATTTTTGGCGATAGTTCCTCTTCCAAATTTTCAAGTGTGGTATCCAATAGGTAATTTCTTCCTTCGGATGTTGCAGCGTAGGTACCTTTGTTTTCACTATAAAAACATTCAACGTCATCGGCATTGATAATTTTCAAATGCTGCCCTACCTTTACCGTGAAACGTTTTTTAAATTCACGTTCAAGCGGATTGACCAATAGGTTTTTTATATCGTTGAAATCAACAGAAATTTTTTGTGATAAAGGCTTAAAATCCCTATACTTTTTCACGGCACTTTCCAATTCTTCATCATCAATCGGTTTTAGTAGATAATCAATACTATTTAATTTAAATGCCTGCAGTGCGTATTCGTCATAAGCGGTAGTAAAAATGATGGCACTTTTAACTTCAATAGTTTCGAATATCTCGAAAGAAAGACCGTCAGAAAGTTGAATATCCAAAAAAATAAGATCTGGGTGTGAATTGTTTTGAAACCATTCAATCGATTCATCCACCGAATGCAACATGGTGGAAACCTCAACATCCAGTTCTGAAAGTAATCTGTTCAATCTCCTTGCTGCTGGTTTTTCGTCTTCAATAATGATTACATTCATCTTATTCATTTAAAATTTTTGTTTTGGCCGCTTGCGCCCTCTTCCTTTTGCATATATTTTTGTATCTGCTTAGTTTCCCATTTTTCAATCATAGGGTTACTATAGACCCTTATACTGTGAACGACCAAAATAACTCCCCAAAAAATAGGCGTGGACAGTATATCCCAGCTTAACAAACTTCCTATAGTTACACCGCCGGATGCAATATTTTCAAAAATGTCAAGATAATAAGCCTTTATTGCGAACAATATTATATTGATAATTATATAAACAGTTATATGGGAATACAAACTTTTTAGTTGTGACACCCTTTTCTTTGCCCGCTCTCTGTTAGTATATACCTGTTTCACGTTATTTATATTTATCCATTTCCCTTTTATCCTCTTCAATGTACTTCTGAATTTGGCGTTCCTCCCATTTCTTATTGAAAAATGGATTAAAATTAAAGGTCCTTGCGGCATGAAACACCACTCCTATTCCCCATCCAAAAAGGGTAAAGAAATGGCCCCATTCCCAAAAGTTATCAGTGTTCAAGTAGATATTTACAAGAATAAATGCGTTTACTGCTACATAAACGGCCAAATGAATGTAAAACCCCTTTAACTTCTCAATCTGTCTCTTTGCCCTTTTAAATTTTTCTTGATTGTACAACTCCATAATTATCTCCATTTTTCGTTTTTTTCTTCATTTTGCATAAACTGCTTTATTTTGCGCTCTTCCCAACTTTTTCCAAAAAATGGGTTAAGGTTAAAAGTCCCAATGGCATGAAAAAAGACTCCTATTCCCCATCCAAAAGCCGCCCATAAGAACCACGCATATCTAAATCCGTTGGTTAGGTAATTAATTAATGCCAGTGCTGAAATTACTAGTATGTAGGTACAGAGATTGGCATAAAATTTTTTTAATTGCCCTACCCTTTCTTTGGCCTTTAGATATTTACTTTCCTTATTTAAATTTTCCATTATATTTTTTTGGTTAGATGTATAGTTAAATATACTGAAACATCAGAGTTTGTTGGTGGTCATAAATTCATTGATTTTACGTTCTTCCCAGTCTCTTCCTAAGATAGGGTTGTATCCATAAGCTTTCATCCATAGTCCCATTAATCCTATTCCCCAGCCCAAGGCAGGGAAAAGAAACCATAGGAAACCGGTGGTTCTGTAATTGATATAAGCCAAAATGGAAATGACAAGGCAATAAATGAAAAGATTGGAATAAAAAGATTTGATGCCATTAACTTTCTCTTTTGCTTTTGTGTATTTGTATTCATTGAAATCTTTCATAATGGTATTTTTTTAGTTGTTAATACATTTTTAATTACAAACCAAACTTCGGCATATATTGGGAAAAGCGAGAAAGTAGATTCCCGAACTGTTGATTTTATTGGATGGATTGTTGGAAAAGGGTCAAGGGTCAAGGGTCAAGGGTCAAGGGTCAAGGGTCAAGGGTCAAGGGTCAAGGGTCAAGGGTCAAGGGTCAAGGGTCAAGGGTCAAGAAAAATATTATTTACCATTCAAAATAAAATTGAGCTTGAATTTGAACTTAGAATTTGAGCTTGTATTTGGAGTAAGGGCTTGGGGCTTAGGGCTTAGGGCTTAGGGCTTAGGGCTTAGGGCTTAGGGCTTAGGGCTTAGGAAATTTAAATAAAAAGAACTAAAAGTTGTAAATAGTCACCCGTCATCTGTCATCTGTCATCCGTAAACCAAAAACTAAAACTCGTCCTTGTCCATCAGTTCTTGAATTTTACGCTCTTCCCAGCGTTTTCCCCAAAGTGGATTATATCCATAGGCTTCCATACCATGTGCCAAAACACCAAATCCCCAACCAATTGTTGGGAACAGCGCCCATAGAAAATCTGTAGTCCTTAGGTTAAGCCACCATAAACATGGAATAACCACGCAATACGTCATCAAATTACTGTAAAAAGACTTAACTGCATCTACCTTTTCCTTTGCCTTTATATACCTCTTTTCGGCAATATGGCTTTGTTGGGTTTCAACAACGGAAAGTTTTTCCGTGAGGATAGGAATAGCTACACTAAAATTGGATGCTGTTTTGTCAATAAAAACTTGTCTATCGGTTAAAATCTCATAACGCTGTTGTATATTTTGCAGACCCACACCACTACTCTTTTTAACGACCTGTTTTTCTTGAAGGTTATTGCTCACAATCAACATTCCTGATTCTTCTTTTACAGTTATATGTAATGGTTTCGCCGAGGTTACCACATTGTGCTTTACTGCATTTTCCAATAATAACTGTAATGATAGTGGTACTATTCGCGAGTCAGGAATAATCGATTTATCAGGTATGCTAAAGACGATACTATCTTCAAACCTCATTTTTAATAACCTAACATAAGTACGGGCAAAATTTAGTTCTTCATCCACAGTAACC encodes:
- a CDS encoding LETM1-related biofilm-associated protein; this translates as MNPSSSGWINKFGHLVNKENLHFKDFESLYTQLKANGFIYGVHLDIPSFIPVEHKLTEDEIAKINLLTALYFTFRFEKNEIDFDVFVNTVFTYYQSLDVGKVSFLNKILTGKQTKSQLEKLIDSRIYLGNNTFNRAFGNSLTNSLLYVDVLIFRIYLKNHKPVRQHAQLLEYITINIAYHTLNSKETNKKDVKLVQILASSLTYINLEEADFDGNYRGLLKHNFTDYEKNFFLDIACLTLWEDGSLEHTESDYIFGLGKDLGRTEIEVKAALDFVMDFFEKNLEKATYLNDKNLAFQFYEGMSKNVSKLILRNSKRLKKELTESKELLSLLSKSTVRELSKEEKKKVQKHLLDTFKTIPSLAIFMLPGGAVLLPIFIKLIPKLLPSAFDDNRIEKS
- a CDS encoding LytR/AlgR family response regulator transcription factor → MNVIIIEDEKPAARRLNRLLSELDVEVSTMLHSVDESIEWFQNNSHPDLIFLDIQLSDGLSFEIFETIEVKSAIIFTTAYDEYALQAFKLNSIDYLLKPIDDEELESAVKKYRDFKPLSQKISVDFNDIKNLLVNPLEREFKKRFTVKVGQHLKIINADDVECFYSENKGTYAATSEGRNYLLDTTLENLEEELSPKIFFRVSRKFYVNINHINDIISYTNSRLKIKLNRFNEKEIIVSRERVKDFKLWLE
- a CDS encoding 2TM domain-containing protein, which gives rise to MKQVYTNRERAKKRVSQLKSLYSHITVYIIINIILFAIKAYYLDIFENIASGGVTIGSLLSWDILSTPIFWGVILVVHSIRVYSNPMIEKWETKQIQKYMQKEEGASGQNKNFK
- a CDS encoding 2TM domain-containing protein; its protein translation is MEIIMELYNQEKFKRAKRQIEKLKGFYIHLAVYVAVNAFILVNIYLNTDNFWEWGHFFTLFGWGIGVVFHAARTFNFNPFFNKKWEERQIQKYIEEDKREMDKYK
- a CDS encoding 2TM domain-containing protein, which translates into the protein MENLNKESKYLKAKERVGQLKKFYANLCTYILVISALALINYLTNGFRYAWFLWAAFGWGIGVFFHAIGTFNLNPFFGKSWEERKIKQFMQNEEKNEKWR
- a CDS encoding 2TM domain-containing protein, producing the protein MKDFNEYKYTKAKEKVNGIKSFYSNLFIYCLVISILAYINYRTTGFLWFLFPALGWGIGLMGLWMKAYGYNPILGRDWEERKINEFMTTNKL
- a CDS encoding 2TM domain-containing protein, whose protein sequence is MPRFFKEFFKAFLVGVAIFIVLLIIYYANGQVFTLEEFWVSFLENMTFSIIIYLCNAYVFIVLRKKFSRQLYTKKYIAYGILGNIVASVFGIFLSRLTLNVFVNDVPLEAFLAGERPDYYYISFTISMVVVFIFYSVFYYRFYKEKQLKEQKIIAGTASARFDALKNQLDPHFLFNSLNVLTSLIEEDPHQAQKFTTSLSKVYRYVLEQKNKDLVTVDEELNFARTYVRLLKMRFEDSIVFSIPDKSIIPDSRIVPLSLQLLLENAVKHNVVTSAKPLHITVKEESGMLIVSNNLQEKQVVKKSSGVGLQNIQQRYEILTDRQVFIDKTASNFSVAIPILTEKLSVVETQQSHIAEKRYIKAKEKVDAVKSFYSNLMTYCVVIPCLWWLNLRTTDFLWALFPTIGWGFGVLAHGMEAYGYNPLWGKRWEERKIQELMDKDEF